A genomic window from Salvia splendens isolate huo1 chromosome 11, SspV2, whole genome shotgun sequence includes:
- the LOC121755515 gene encoding BTB/POZ domain-containing protein At1g55760-like, with translation MTGAAAYRVDTTSRLAQWRIDDLAAASYRKSDPFKIGLWNWHLSVEKSRTLIIRLYPEASTLTKENPPIASFMIKVISFAAGDRRCFVHPDVIDKQLKSSEDFVWTIEVPLTGKFIVDIEFLDIKTAPPDGGEPCSIWSGGLTCSQSNHMAIALLGRMLSEGIQTDVTINASDGSISAHRAILASRSPIIRSMFLHDHKGKETAAIDVSDMSIEACRALLNYMYGNVKKEEFLPHRLSLLHAADKYEISDLKDACHESLLEDIDTTNVLERLQNASVYHLPKLKSSCLLYLVKFGKIYDIRDEFRAFLQCADRELIAEIFDQVLGAWKGF, from the exons ATGACCGGCGCCGCTGCCTACCGCGTCGACACCACGTCGCGCCTCGCTCAGTGGCGGATTGACGATTTGGCCGCCGCCTCCTACAGGAAATCAGACCCTTTCAAGATTGGCCTCTGGAATTG GCATTTATCTGTGGAGAAGAGCCGGACGCTGATCATTAGATTGTATCCTGAGGCATCAACTTTAACCAAAGAAAATCCCCCAATTGCATCTTTTATGATCAAAGTCATCAGCTTTGCAGCAGGGGATCGTAGGTGTTTTGTTCATCCAG ATGTTATTGATAAGCAGCTCAAAAGCAGTGAGGACTTTGTATGGACAATTGAGGTTCCTCTgactggcaaattcatcgtcgaCATTGAGTTTCTTGACATCAAAACTGCTCCTCCGGAT GGGGGAGAGCCTTGCTCGATTTGGAGTGGAGGGCTCACATGTAGCCAGTCTAATCATATGGCTATTGCATTACTTGGTCGAATGCTGTCTGAGGGCATTCAGACCGATGTAACGATCAATGCATCTGACGGCAGCATCTCAGCACACCGGGCCATTCTTGCATCCAGGTCTCCTATCATCCGCAGCATGTTCCTGCACGACCACAAGGGGAAGGAAACAGCTGCCATAGATGTTTCCGACATGTCAATTGAAGCATGTAGAGCTTTACTGAACTACATGTATGGAAATGTGAAGAAGGAGGAGTTCTTGCCCCACAGGCTGTCCCTTCTTCACGCAGCTGATAAGTACGAGATTTCAGACCTGAAGGATGCCTGCCACGAGAGCCTGCTGGAGGATATCGACACGACAAATGTGCTGGAGAGGCTCCAGAATGCCAGTGTGTATCATCTGCCAAAACTGAAGAGCAGTTGCCTGCTATATCTTGTGAAGTTCGGCAAGATCTATGATATCCGAGATGAGTTCAGAGCATTTCTGCAATGCGCAGATAGAGAACTCATAGCTGAGATATTCGACCAAGTTCTTggtgcctggaaggggttctga
- the LOC121755514 gene encoding protein DNA-DAMAGE INDUCIBLE 1-like: MKITVMTTDEQIVTLEVDRDESVENLKALLEVETRVPLQQQQLLHNGNEMGNSLKLSALGVTDGDLVMMVPNAASSGSRAGAPSSEAAGFNPDGSAVNPSAFQQQVRSDSNLMAQLFQRDPELAQAILGNDLNRLQDILRARNRQKSELRRQQEEEMALLYADPFDVEAQKKIEASIRQKGIDENWAAALEYNPEAFARVVMLYVDMEVNGVPMKAFVDSGAQSTIISKSCAERLGLLRLLDTRYKGIAHGVGQSEILGRIHVAPIKIGSIFYPCSFMVLDAPNMEFLFGLDMLRKHQCIIDLKENVLRVGGGEVSVPFLAEKDIPSQFLDEERYAKDASSSGAQAPSATRENVSSPSGPSGSISNNASQGAEFEAKVAKLVELGFGREQVVQALKLFNGNEEQAAGFLFG, from the exons ATGAAGATCACCGTCATGACCACCGACGAGCAAATCGTCACGCTAGAAGTCGATCGCGACGAATCG GTTGAGAACTTGAAAGCTCTGCTTGAAGTTGAG ACTCGGGTGCCGCTGCAGCAACAACAATTGCTGCATAACGGGAATGAGATGGGGAATTCTCTGAAATTGAGTGCTCTTGGTGTTACTGATGGAGATTTGGTTATGATGGTTCCGAACGCCGCCTCCTCTGGTTCCAG AGCTGGAGCACCTTCAAGTGAAGCTGCAGGCTTCAATCCTGATGGTTCTGCTGTAAATCCCTCAGCTTTCCAACAACAAGTGCGCAGTGATTCGAATTTGATGGCACAACTATTTCAG AGGGATCCGGAGTTAGCACAAGCCATACTTGGAAATGATCTCAACAGGTTACAAGACATTTTGCGCGCACGTAATCGCCAGAAATCTGAATTAAGGCGTCAACAAGAAGAGGAAATG GCTTTACTTTATGCAGATCCATTTGATGTGGAGGCACAAAAGAAAATAGAAGCTTCTATTCGCCAG AAAGGCATTGATGAAAACTGGGCTGCAGCCTTGGAATACAACCCTGAGGCATTTGCAAGAGTG GTAATGTTGTATGTTGACATGGAAGTTAATGGTGTTCCGATGAAG GCTTTTGTTGACAGTGGAGCTCAGTCAACAATTATATCTAAAAGCTGTGCTGAACGTTTGGG ATTGTTGAGGCTTTTGGATACACGCTACAAGGGTATTGCCCATGGAGTTGGGCAGTCTGAGATTTTGGGTCGGATACATGTTGCTCCTATCAAG ATTGGAAGTATATTCTACCCGTGTTCCTTTATGGTGTTGGATGCACCCAACATGGAATTTCTCTTTGGCCTGGATATGCTTCGCAAGCACCAA TGCATTATTGATCTAAAGGAGAATGTACTGAGAGTTGGTGGAGGAGAGGTTTCTGTACCTTTCCTAGCAG AGAAGGACATTCCATCACAGTTTCTGGATGAAGAGAGGTATGCAAAGGATGCTTCGAGCTCAGGAGCACAA GCACCCTCAGCAACTAGAGAGAACGTCAGTTCACCAAGTGGACCTTCTG GAAGTATCAGCAACAATGCTTCCCAG GGAGCTGAGTTTGAAGCTAAAGTTGCGAAGCTAGTCGAACTTGGGTTTGGAAGAGAACAGGTGGTTCAGGCTCTGAAGCTTTTTAATGGCAACGAAGAACAAGCTGCCGGATTTCTTTTCGGGTGA
- the LOC121756111 gene encoding uncharacterized protein LOC121756111 → MAARALRYLCAGNVSVCKSITESRALLCLAVRLEKGETEVKYNSAMALMEITAVAEQDSYLRRSAFKPTAPATRAVVDQFLRIVEKADCELLISSIMSIGNLARTFRATETRFIPALVNLLDDREPEVSCEAAAALNKFVVHTAVLSSDARAG, encoded by the coding sequence ATGGCAGCCAGAGCCCTACGCTACCTCTGCGCAGGAAACGTATCCGTATGCAAAAGCATAACAGAGTCACGCGCTCTGCTCTGTCTCGCCGTACGCCTAGAAAAGGGGGAAACCGAAGTGAAATACAATTCCGCCATGGCATTGATGGAAATCACCGCCGTGGCCGAGCAGGACTCATATCTGAGGCGATCGGCGTTCAAGCCGACTGCTCCGGCGACGAGAGCGGTGGTGGATCAGTTCCTCCGAATCGTCGAAAAGGCAGATTGCGAGCTCCTAATCTCTAGCATTATGTCAATTGGAAACCTAGCGAGAACGTTCAGAGCAACAGAGACGAGATTCATACCGGCATTGGTGAATCTGCTGGACGACAGGGAGCCGGAGGTGAGCtgcgaggcggcggcggcgctgaACAAGTTCGTCGTTCATACTGCTGTGCTATCTAGCGATGCACGTGCCGGATAG